GCTTCCCGCCCGAGCTGCTCCATCCCGGCAGGGGAATCCGCCTTTCCGAACATGAAACGGGGGGGATCAGTTGTCCTTGCCGTCCTCCACCTTCGGGACTTCGTGCAGGCCCCTGGTCGCGTAAGCGAGTGGTGTCATCGTCTCGACATGGCCGTCCAGGAAAAGTACGGGGAGAGTGCCGCCCGCGAGGAACGGCAGGAGCTTCTTGTCCGAGCCTTCCGCCTTGTTGCCGGTGTAGGCCCAGGTCCAGTGCGGGCGGATGATCGGTGTTCTTTCCGGGTTGCGGACGGTGAGGAGGTTGACCGGGGTGCTCAACGCCACGTCAGGTTCGAGCTTCTCATCGCGGGTGAGGGCGATGTTCGTGGCAAGCTGGCCGTTCATTGCATAGCCCACGGAATCATGCTTCAGATCCTTCTTCGGGATCGTCGGGTTCACGAAGTCGCTGCTTTTCGTCTGCTTCCAGTATCCGTCCTTCAGCAGGTCATCGAGGCTCTTGCCGGAGGTCTGCTCCTCAAGCCAGGTGAACCAGTAGATGTCATCCTTCTCCTCGTTTTCGGAGGCGGGGGTCATCGGCGGCGGGATGCGGTTCGCGTGGTCGTTCGCGTAGAGGGTCAGGGAAGACGCCATCCGCTGCATGGACTGGACGGTCTTCGTCTGGGCGCTTTTTTTCAGGATTTTCGGAGCCATCACCGCCGCCAGCGTGGACAATATGGCGACGATGGAAATGACCACGAGGAGTTCGATGAGCGTGAAGCCGCGACGATGGGTTTTGATCATAAAAGTCGTCCGGAACCTAGGGGTGCGTTGAATTCAGGGCAAACAAAAAGTTGCCGGTGCCGGGCGGCGTTGATCCCGGGCGGGTGGGATCGCCCGGGGTGAACCGCTGCGGACTCCCAATGAAATTACCCGCCGGAAGGGTCGCCAATGTGGGGAAAATCCTTGCGCCCCGGCCCCGCTCATGCCAGCCATAACGTGTCCGGTTTTCCGGGGCATTAGCTCAGTTGGTAGAGCGCTTCGTTCGCAATGAAGAGGTCAGGAGTTCGAATCTCCTATGCTCCACCATCCTCAAGGGATGGTTGTTCAGGGGGGGATTGCGCCGGAGAATGGCGATGATGCCGGCATTCACGTTTTTCCGGTGAAATCGCTTTTCCTCTTCGCTCCGCGTTCCTTTCCGGGCTTGATGGCCCGGCGGTTCCGCTGCCTTCAATGGGGGATGTTTTCTTCCTGTTGGATGTGGGATAAACTGCCTGCCTGCGACCGGTCCGCCCGTAAGTCCGCAACCAACCCATCCGAATCATGAGACTATTGAAGTTCATCGCCCCGGTCTTTCTCGCAGCGCAGATGCTCTGCGCCGCGGAAAAGCCGAACATCCTGTTCATATTCACCGATGACCTCGGTGCCGCCGATCTGGCGTGCACGGGGTCCGATCTCTACCGGACACCAAACCTCGACAAGCTCGCGGCGCAGGGTGTGACCTTCACCCGTGGCTACTCCTCCGCACACGTCTGCTCCCCCACGAGGGCAGCCCTGCAGAGCGGAAAGACGCCCGCTCGCCTGCACATGACCGACTTCCTCCGTGGTCACCAGAAGCCGTATGCGAAGCTGTTGGTGCCGGACTGGACCATGGGTCTGCCCACCACGGAGAACAGCTTCGCCAAGGTGGTGAGGCCCCAGGGCTATGTGTCCGCCTGGTTCGGGAAATGGCATGCCGGTGAGGGAGCGCAGCAGCATGGCTATGACGCGGGCAACCAGAGCTGGAAGGAGAACACGAAGGACGAGCCGACAGATCCCAAGGGTGTCTTCACTCTCAACAAGGAAGCGATGGACTTCATCGAGAAAAACCCGGGCAAGCCGTTCTTCATCGGCATGTCGCACTACTCGCCGCACGGCCCGGTGCGTTTCGACCCGGCGGTGCGTGACGAATACCAGAAGATCGTTGATGCGAAGCCGGACCTCAAACAGAAGAACGCGGGCTACGCGGCGATGATCGAGGCGCTGGACGCCAGCATCGGCCAGATGCTCGACTTCCTCGACGAGAAGGACTTGGCGAAGAACACCATCGTCATCTTCACCTCGGACAACGGCGGTGAGCTGAACTTCACGAACAACGCTCCGCTCCGCATGGGCAAGGGCAGCCTCTATGAAGGTGGCGTCCGCGTTCCGGTCATCGCCCGCTGGCCCGGGCACCTGAAGCCGGGAACGACCAATGAAACCCGGGTGAGCAGCATCGACTTCCTGCCGACCATCGCGGCCCTCGTGGGTGCGCCGGTGCCATCGGGATTGGATGGAAAGGATCTTTCCGCCGCTTTTTCGAATGGCGAAACCCTCGACCGGGGCAACCTGTATTGGCACTACCCGCACTACCATGCGACCCGGCCATCCGGCTCGATCCTGAGCGGCGACTGGAAGCTCATCGAGTGGTTCGAGACGGGCAAGACGGAGCTTTACAACATCGCGGCCGACCCAAGGGAGGAAAAGGATCTCGCGGTGGAAAACCCGGAGAAGGCCGCGGCGTTGCTGGCGGACCTGAAGAAGTGGCGCGAAGAGGTGGGCGCGCAGATGATGAAGGAGAACCCGCAGTATGATCCGGCCCGCGAAACCGAAGGCCCGCCGAAAAAGGTGAACAAGAAGAAGGAGGAGGCGAAGGCCGAGAAGAAGAAGCCCGGCAACCCCGACAACCAGAAAAAGGAGAAGAAGCCGAAGGCGGAGAAAGCTCCGAAATAAGCCGGTGTGCGGAAGTTCCTCTGCGCGATGTTGCTCGTCCCCGCCGTGACGGTGCTGTGGGCTTACGAGCGGCCCGGAAGAACGCGGAACTGTCGGCGGAGGTGCGCGAAAGGAAAGCCATCACCGCGGAGCGCGTCCGCCTCGTAGGTGATCTACATCACACGCTGGAGCAGATCCTGACAGCCATCCACCTGCAGCTCCCCCAGCATCCGCGCCTCCGGCAATCCGGAAGCGGCGGGGCGGGATCCCTCGATCAGGTGATGAAAGTGGAATCAAGGTTCCGGCTCGCGCTGCGTCCGGCGCTTCGGCCTTTCCTTGCCGGACTCATCCGGATCCGCGGTGGATGGGATCTTGTAGCCGGTATCGAGCTTCTGCTTTTCCAGCCCGGCCTCCAGTTCCTTGCGGAGGCCGGCTTTGGCGGGATTGTTGTAGTGGTTGGTGGTCTCGTAGGGATCTTCCCCCAGGTCGAAGAGTTCGTTCCACTGCGGGTTTTCCGGGTAGGTGATGATTTTTCCCTTGGTGGAGCGCAGGCCCAGGATGGTGGGATTGCGGAAGTTCCGTTCGTAGAAGTATTCGTAGAGGAAGGATTCACGCCAATCTGCCGGTGGGCTTTCCTCCAGCAATGGACGGAGGCTGCGGCCCTGGAAGGACTCGGGCAATTTGATGCCGGCGAGGTCCACGATGGTGGGCGCGAGGTCGATGTTGAGGACATCGGGCGTGATCTCCTTGCCCGTGATCTTGTGGAACGGGGAGCGGATCAGCAGCGGTACGCGCAGGGATTCCTCATAGGCGGAGCGTTTGTCACCCAGCCCGTGTTCGCCGAGGTAGTAGCCGTTGTCACTGGTGAAGATGACGATGGTGTTCTTGTCGAGACCGAGCGCGTCCAGCTCATCCAGGATGCGGCCAAAGCTGCGGTCCGCGCTGGTGAGGGTGCGGAAGTAGTCCAGCATCTTCGGATTCCCGGGTGCGGTGTTGCGCGGCTCGTTGACACCCTCCGGGCGGAAAGGCGCGGGTGACTTCAGATTGGGGACAGGGTTCGCTTTCTCCCCGTCGTATTCCTCCTTGAAGTCCGCATGGGGTTCACGCGGGCCGTGCACGGACTTGAAGCCCACGGTCAGCAGGAACGGGCGGTTCTTGTTCTCCCGGAGGAAACCGATGGCGTGGTCCGCGGAAGCGTCATCGATCCATTTCGGCTCGATCACCTTCTTCACCTCACCGTCCTTGCGGATGGTCACGGGGCAATCGAAGAATTTCCCCTGGCCCTGGAAGCTGGCGGAGAAGTCGAAGCCGGGCCGCTCCGGTTGCGTTCCCATGTGCCACTTGCCGATGTAGCCGGTGTGGTAGCCGTTCGCCTTCAGGACGGAGGCATAGGTGATGCTGTCGGCGGGGAGCGGCGTGTGGTTGTTGGAGACGCCGTGGGTGTGGGCATACTGTCCCGTCAGCAGACTGGCCCTGCCGGGGGAGCAGAGAGACGTGGTGACGAAGGAGTTCCGGAAGATGGCTCCCTGTGACTTCAGGCGGTCGAGCACCGGTGTCTTCAGCCACGGGAAGCGGGCCTTGTCGCCCTGTTCCTTCTGCACGGCGGAGATGGCATCCCACCGCTGGTCATCCGTGAGGACGAACAGGAAGTTCGGCTTCACGGTTTCCGCGAACGCGGACAGCGAGGAGGCGATGAGGAGAAAAAGAGGGAATTTCATCGGAAGTGCTATTGCTTGCCGAGGTTGAGACGCACTCCGCCGATGCTGCCCTTGAATGGAGTGACGGTTTCGTAAGGGCCGACGAGGGCTCCGCTGTCGGTCCCCACGCTCAGGCCATCCCGCGGGTTGCTGCGGATCAGTCCGCTGAACTCCGCCGTCGCTTCCTTGCCCCCTGCGGAAAGGGTGACCTTGCCATCGGCGGCGAGCGTCGCTTTTGCCTCGACCCCTTTGCCGAACGGACCGGGGATCTGCGCGGTGGCGGTTTGGCCCGCGCTGCGGATGAAGAACACCAGCTTCCCTC
The nucleotide sequence above comes from Akkermansiaceae bacterium. Encoded proteins:
- a CDS encoding prepilin-type N-terminal cleavage/methylation domain-containing protein; this translates as MIKTHRRGFTLIELLVVISIVAILSTLAAVMAPKILKKSAQTKTVQSMQRMASSLTLYANDHANRIPPPMTPASENEEKDDIYWFTWLEEQTSGKSLDDLLKDGYWKQTKSSDFVNPTIPKKDLKHDSVGYAMNGQLATNIALTRDEKLEPDVALSTPVNLLTVRNPERTPIIRPHWTWAYTGNKAEGSDKKLLPFLAGGTLPVLFLDGHVETMTPLAYATRGLHEVPKVEDGKDN
- a CDS encoding sulfatase; this encodes MRLLKFIAPVFLAAQMLCAAEKPNILFIFTDDLGAADLACTGSDLYRTPNLDKLAAQGVTFTRGYSSAHVCSPTRAALQSGKTPARLHMTDFLRGHQKPYAKLLVPDWTMGLPTTENSFAKVVRPQGYVSAWFGKWHAGEGAQQHGYDAGNQSWKENTKDEPTDPKGVFTLNKEAMDFIEKNPGKPFFIGMSHYSPHGPVRFDPAVRDEYQKIVDAKPDLKQKNAGYAAMIEALDASIGQMLDFLDEKDLAKNTIVIFTSDNGGELNFTNNAPLRMGKGSLYEGGVRVPVIARWPGHLKPGTTNETRVSSIDFLPTIAALVGAPVPSGLDGKDLSAAFSNGETLDRGNLYWHYPHYHATRPSGSILSGDWKLIEWFETGKTELYNIAADPREEKDLAVENPEKAAALLADLKKWREEVGAQMMKENPQYDPARETEGPPKKVNKKKEEAKAEKKKPGNPDNQKKEKKPKAEKAPK
- a CDS encoding sulfatase, translated to MKFPLFLLIASSLSAFAETVKPNFLFVLTDDQRWDAISAVQKEQGDKARFPWLKTPVLDRLKSQGAIFRNSFVTTSLCSPGRASLLTGQYAHTHGVSNNHTPLPADSITYASVLKANGYHTGYIGKWHMGTQPERPGFDFSASFQGQGKFFDCPVTIRKDGEVKKVIEPKWIDDASADHAIGFLRENKNRPFLLTVGFKSVHGPREPHADFKEEYDGEKANPVPNLKSPAPFRPEGVNEPRNTAPGNPKMLDYFRTLTSADRSFGRILDELDALGLDKNTIVIFTSDNGYYLGEHGLGDKRSAYEESLRVPLLIRSPFHKITGKEITPDVLNIDLAPTIVDLAGIKLPESFQGRSLRPLLEESPPADWRESFLYEYFYERNFRNPTILGLRSTKGKIITYPENPQWNELFDLGEDPYETTNHYNNPAKAGLRKELEAGLEKQKLDTGYKIPSTADPDESGKERPKRRTQREPEP